A section of the Acidobacteriota bacterium genome encodes:
- a CDS encoding GAF domain-containing sensor histidine kinase, producing MSIPAVLPLKASLCEAIVGVARALESYFPDITVKWRQRVASESGDDGRVLMALERLNLATGCSYFCHADFEGFFENLHYFGIRLAKLGVDTRVIARSLELYSEGCEPYLRSLFGDRRQEAASTIEMLAAATFTAVSGAYFDAKTMESSALLSILDAELSADGVSSLLERVLKITAATFGANLGAIVLLDPDGETLRVRAATGVPDDVDDMAVPLGKGVAGRVVETGEPILVFDTSADANILLENVRSLAKTFWGVPLRLDSVTLGALVIGFDKPYEWLPTERALMRAIAERSSLALDRARINDALREREGRIAELSAHLLQVQEEERKRISRELHDETGQGLMVIRLYLGMLEAATTGRTPRTKIRETLAVVDRTIEGIRRIIAKLSPLVLQELGLTAAIRKEAKDLARNTGVKARVVIPDSVGRLFPEVEAAIYRVVQEALHNVAKHAQAKNVNIQICRDAGVVRVVVEDDGVGFSGRSSSSRGHSFGLAGIKERIGSLGGTVRVQSGKGKGTRLEVTVPVTEVVAGTGMAQGASAAIH from the coding sequence GTGTCTATACCGGCCGTCCTTCCGCTGAAAGCAAGCCTGTGCGAGGCCATCGTAGGCGTGGCGCGCGCGCTGGAATCATATTTCCCCGACATCACGGTGAAATGGCGGCAGCGCGTGGCCTCCGAATCCGGCGACGACGGCCGCGTCCTGATGGCGCTCGAGCGCCTGAACCTGGCCACCGGATGCTCCTACTTCTGCCACGCCGATTTTGAAGGTTTCTTCGAGAACCTGCACTACTTCGGCATCCGGCTGGCAAAGCTCGGCGTGGACACCCGCGTGATCGCGCGCTCGCTCGAGTTGTATTCCGAGGGTTGCGAGCCCTACCTGCGCAGCTTGTTCGGCGACCGCCGCCAGGAAGCCGCGAGCACCATCGAGATGCTCGCCGCCGCCACCTTCACCGCCGTTTCCGGCGCATATTTCGACGCCAAGACGATGGAATCGAGCGCGCTGCTCAGCATCCTCGACGCCGAGCTTTCCGCCGACGGCGTTTCTTCGTTGCTCGAGCGCGTGCTCAAGATCACGGCCGCCACTTTCGGGGCGAACCTGGGCGCCATCGTGTTGCTCGATCCCGACGGCGAGACGCTGCGCGTGCGTGCCGCGACCGGCGTTCCCGACGACGTGGACGACATGGCCGTCCCCCTCGGCAAAGGCGTAGCCGGACGTGTGGTCGAGACGGGCGAGCCCATCCTGGTCTTCGATACCTCGGCGGACGCGAACATCCTGCTCGAGAACGTGCGCAGCCTGGCCAAAACGTTTTGGGGCGTGCCACTGCGGCTCGATTCCGTCACCTTGGGTGCGCTCGTCATCGGCTTCGACAAACCTTACGAATGGCTGCCGACCGAGCGTGCGCTCATGCGCGCCATCGCCGAGCGCTCTTCGCTGGCGCTCGACCGCGCCCGCATCAATGACGCGCTGCGTGAGCGCGAAGGCCGCATCGCTGAGCTCAGCGCCCATTTGCTGCAGGTGCAGGAAGAGGAGCGCAAGCGCATCAGCCGCGAATTGCACGATGAGACCGGGCAGGGGCTCATGGTCATCCGCCTCTATCTCGGCATGCTCGAGGCCGCGACCACCGGACGCACTCCGCGCACCAAGATCCGCGAGACGCTGGCCGTCGTGGACCGCACCATCGAAGGTATCCGCCGCATCATCGCCAAGCTTTCGCCTCTGGTTTTGCAGGAGCTGGGCCTGACCGCGGCCATCCGCAAGGAGGCCAAAGACCTCGCCCGCAATACTGGGGTGAAGGCGCGCGTGGTCATCCCCGATAGCGTCGGCCGGCTGTTTCCCGAGGTCGAGGCTGCCATCTACCGCGTGGTGCAGGAAGCGTTGCACAACGTGGCCAAACACGCCCAGGCCAAGAACGTGAATATCCAGATCTGTCGGGACGCTGGGGTTGTCCGGGTGGTGGTCGAAGATGACGGGGTCGGATTCTCGGGAAGAAGCAGCAGTTCCCGTGGCCACTCCTTCGGCCTGGCAGGAATCAAAGAACGTATCGGCTCGCTGGGCGGGACCGTGCGAGTGCAGTCGGGCAAGGGCAAAGGCACCCGGCTGGAAGTCACGGTACCGGTCACGGAAGTCGTGGCCGGAACCGGCATGGCGCAAGGTGCGTCCGCCGCCATTCACTGA
- the aroC gene encoding chorismate synthase — protein MLRFFTAGESHGEALVGTISGLPAGIPLDQAFVDRQLWRRQQGYGRGGRMKIESDRAHILSGVRHGKTIGSPIAILLENKDWKNWQEVLPVDTGDQAKHKAVKSPRPGHADLAGALKYDFPDARYVLERASARESAARTAVGALAKLFLRELGIEVLSHVLSVGGALITNADVPWQQLVELAKKDDILLNCADPESEQRMKAEVDAVLKTGDTVGGVFEVVAHNVPPGLGTYAQWDERLDTQLAAAVMSLQAVKAVEIGSGVTAAVSAGSTVHDGIRYEKQRAGFTGFARSSNHAGGIEGGVSNGEDVLIRGYLKPISTLRRPLESVDFATREPVKAAYERSDVCVVPAAGVAGEAMVALTLARAALEKFGGDSIGETKRNFEGYLQQLKRY, from the coding sequence ATGCTGCGTTTTTTTACTGCGGGAGAGTCGCACGGCGAAGCTCTGGTCGGCACCATCAGCGGCTTGCCGGCAGGCATTCCCCTCGACCAGGCGTTCGTCGACCGCCAGTTGTGGCGGCGGCAGCAGGGCTACGGCCGCGGCGGCCGGATGAAGATCGAGAGCGACCGCGCGCACATCCTCTCGGGCGTGCGCCATGGCAAGACCATCGGGTCGCCGATCGCCATCCTGCTGGAAAACAAGGATTGGAAGAATTGGCAGGAAGTGTTGCCGGTCGATACCGGCGACCAGGCAAAGCATAAGGCGGTGAAGTCGCCGCGTCCGGGACACGCCGACCTGGCGGGCGCGCTGAAGTACGACTTTCCCGACGCGCGCTACGTGCTCGAGCGAGCTTCGGCGCGCGAGTCGGCGGCGCGCACTGCCGTGGGCGCGCTGGCAAAATTATTTCTGCGCGAGCTGGGCATCGAAGTGCTGAGCCACGTGCTCTCCGTGGGCGGCGCGCTCATCACCAACGCCGACGTCCCATGGCAACAGCTAGTCGAACTGGCCAAGAAGGATGACATCCTGCTGAACTGCGCCGATCCGGAGAGTGAGCAGCGAATGAAGGCCGAGGTGGACGCGGTGCTCAAGACCGGCGACACCGTGGGCGGCGTGTTCGAAGTGGTAGCGCATAACGTTCCGCCCGGTTTGGGCACGTATGCGCAGTGGGATGAGCGGCTCGATACGCAGCTTGCCGCAGCGGTAATGTCGCTGCAAGCGGTGAAGGCGGTGGAGATCGGCTCCGGCGTGACGGCCGCGGTCTCGGCCGGCTCGACCGTGCACGACGGTATCCGCTATGAGAAGCAGCGCGCCGGCTTCACTGGTTTCGCGCGCAGCTCCAACCACGCCGGCGGCATCGAGGGCGGCGTGAGTAACGGCGAAGACGTGCTCATCCGCGGCTACCTGAAGCCCATCTCTACGCTGCGGCGTCCGCTGGAGTCGGTGGACTTCGCGACGCGCGAGCCGGTGAAGGCTGCCTACGAGCGCTCCGACGTCTGTGTGGTCCCGGCGGCTGGCGTGGCCGGCGAGGCGATGGTCGCGCTCACGCTGGCGCGCGCCGCGCTGGAAAAGTTCGGCGGCGATTCTATCGGCGAGACGAAGCGGAACTTCGAGGGATATTTGCAGCAGTTGAAGCGGTACTAG
- the def gene encoding peptide deformylase, producing the protein MTKAKVHPIVLYGDPVLETPAAAVTKFDDELKKLVDDMFASMYQAHGVGLAAPQIGVAQRVAVIDVTFKDDPAAKLVLVNPAIVKTEGKQSGNEGCLSLPEFRETVARPKRVTVRAQDVHGKWHEHSGEDLLARALMHEIDHLDGKLYIRHISALKRDLMKRKIKKLMKAGEWVYP; encoded by the coding sequence ATGACCAAGGCGAAAGTCCATCCCATAGTGCTGTATGGCGACCCGGTGCTGGAGACGCCGGCGGCGGCGGTGACCAAGTTCGATGACGAGTTGAAGAAGCTGGTCGACGATATGTTCGCGTCCATGTATCAAGCCCACGGCGTAGGGTTGGCAGCGCCGCAGATCGGCGTGGCACAGCGCGTTGCGGTGATCGACGTCACTTTCAAGGATGACCCCGCGGCGAAGCTGGTGCTGGTGAATCCCGCGATCGTGAAGACCGAGGGGAAGCAATCAGGCAACGAAGGCTGCCTCTCGTTGCCCGAATTCCGGGAGACGGTCGCCCGGCCCAAGCGCGTGACCGTGCGCGCGCAAGACGTCCACGGCAAGTGGCATGAGCACAGCGGCGAAGACCTGCTGGCGCGCGCCCTCATGCACGAGATCGATCATCTCGACGGCAAGCTGTACATCCGGCACATCTCGGCGTTGAAGCGCGACCTGATGAAGCGCAAGATCAAGAAACTGATGAAAGCCGGCGAGTGGGTCTATCCGTAG
- the fmt gene encoding methionyl-tRNA formyltransferase has translation MKLIFCGTPQFAVPTLKHLLRAGHEVPLVVTQPDRPKGRGGELAAPPVKQAAEKLGLAITQPEKIKHNAEFRAQLEALAPRAIIVVGYGRIIPQWMIDLPPLGNLNVHASLLPKYRGAAPIQWAIANGETTTGVTTMRIDAGLDTGDILLQAATPIRASDTAVTFGPRLAELGAALLIETLQRLDAGTLVATPQNDAQSSQAPILTKNDGLIDWQRTAIETWNRLRGFQPWPGAYTSFRGKSLQLTDARPMHESSTLQPGELSAAGGKLVVGCGGASALEVLELQPEAKRKMTAADFINGYRLAQPLERSTQPGERFGG, from the coding sequence ATGAAACTGATTTTCTGCGGCACACCGCAATTCGCCGTTCCCACGCTCAAGCACCTGCTGCGCGCGGGGCACGAGGTGCCGCTGGTCGTCACGCAGCCGGACCGTCCCAAGGGACGCGGCGGCGAACTGGCCGCGCCGCCGGTGAAGCAGGCGGCGGAAAAGCTCGGCCTGGCCATCACCCAGCCGGAAAAGATCAAGCACAACGCCGAGTTTCGCGCGCAGCTCGAAGCGCTCGCACCGCGCGCCATCATCGTGGTGGGCTACGGCCGCATCATCCCGCAGTGGATGATCGACCTGCCGCCGCTCGGCAACCTGAACGTGCACGCGTCGCTGCTGCCGAAGTATCGCGGCGCCGCGCCGATCCAGTGGGCGATCGCCAACGGCGAGACCACCACCGGCGTGACCACGATGCGCATCGACGCCGGGCTCGATACCGGCGACATCCTGCTCCAGGCGGCAACGCCGATCCGCGCGTCGGACACCGCGGTGACCTTCGGCCCGCGACTCGCCGAACTCGGCGCGGCGCTGCTCATCGAGACGCTGCAGCGGCTCGATGCCGGAACGCTCGTTGCCACGCCGCAGAACGACGCGCAGTCATCGCAGGCCCCGATCCTTACAAAGAACGATGGGCTCATTGACTGGCAGCGAACCGCGATCGAGACCTGGAACCGGCTGCGCGGATTCCAGCCCTGGCCGGGCGCCTACACCTCATTTCGCGGAAAAAGCCTGCAGCTCACCGACGCGCGGCCCATGCACGAGTCGAGCACGCTGCAGCCGGGCGAGCTGAGCGCAGCCGGCGGCAAGTTGGTCGTTGGATGCGGCGGCGCGAGCGCGCTCGAAGTGCTCGAGCTGCAACCGGAAGCAAAAAGGAAGATGACGGCCGCCGACTTCATCAACGGATACCGTCTCGCGCAACCCCTCGAGCGATCTACGCAACCGGGCGAACGTTTCGGCGGCTGA